The proteins below come from a single Magallana gigas chromosome 10, xbMagGiga1.1, whole genome shotgun sequence genomic window:
- the LOC136272081 gene encoding tripartite motif-containing protein 2-like: MDPRLSAQDVLRCQLCETPGPLMYCDVCHIHLCKACVGEHILDQSTEHKVVQFGNRGTTTKCKKHSSKICELYCEQCDNPICVQCASSEEHQGHKFVDMMTALENRQKVIEGDLEELETAIYSKYQEFAFNITVQKNDQNENFQTLTIAIEKHGEDLHREVDIVIEKLKSDLTEMESEYLAVYYKLEAEITHMITEIKKSIAHQKKLLRSNDVTLVFAYKSRNDEFKRLPPKLTVTLPSFSPPKINKEQINEQFGSLSALSIETEDQDNSITAIKTEYVQSNELRSVSCLSDDQIWTCGGDKTVRLYNLQGELVKSVETMSGNIPQDITVSKSGELVYTDCEESTVNILKKKKIQKIIKLREWRPNNVCSTSTGNLLVVMESNDLKQTKVVRFSGSKEKQSIQYNDNGQPLFSPGYSRKLYISENNNLDICVTDYKARAVVVVNQAGKLRFTYTGSSSTTLESFGPLGIATDSQSRILIADCNNWCIHILDRDGQFLSLYDNHNLDEPCGLSVDNKDNLFVAERCTGVVKRIQNII, encoded by the coding sequence ATGGACCCCCGACTTagtgcccaggatgtgttacggtgtcagCTCTGCGAAACCCCGGGCCCTCTAATGTACTGTGATGTTTGTCACATACATTTGTGTAAAGCCTGTGTTGGGGAACATATCTTAGATCAATCCACAGAACACAAAGTGGTGCAATTTGGAAATAGGGGAACAACTACTAAATGTAAAAAACATTCCTCAAAGATATGTGAACTTTACTGTGAACAATGCGACAATCCTATTTGTGTGCAGTGTGCTTCTTCTGAAGAACATCAAGGTCATAAATTTGTTGACATGATGACAGCGCTAGAAAACCGACAGAAAGTAATAGAGGGTGATTTAGAAGAATTAGAGACAGCAATTTATTCTAAATATCAAGAGTTTGCCTTTAACATCACAGTTCAGAAAAATGATCAGAATGAAAACTTTCAGACATTGACAATAGCTATTGAAAAACATGGAGAGGACTTGCACCGAGAAGTAGACATTGTGATCGAAAAGCTAAAATCTGATCTAACTGAAATGGAATCGGAATACCTTGCTGTCTATTATAAACTGGAAGCTGAAATTACACACATGATTACTGAAATCAAAAAGAGCATTGCCCATCAGAAGAAATTACTGCGCTCCAATGATGTCACTCTTGTCtttgcctacaaatccaggaatgatgAATTCAAAAGGTTGCCTCCTAAACTTACGGTTACCTTACCAAGTTTTTCCCCACCGAAAATTAACAAAGAACAGATTAATGAACaatttggttctctgtcagcgttATCAATCGAAACAGAAGACCAGGATAATTCTATCACAGCTATAAAAACTGAGTATGTACAATCTAATGAATTACGCAGTGTTTCCTGTCTAAGTGATGATCAAATTTGGACGTGTGGTGGCGACAAGACAGTGAGACTCTATAACCTTCAAggggaactagtgaagtcagtcgAAACAATGTCAGGAAACATACCACAGGACATTACAGTGTCAAAGAGTGGGGAATTAGTTTATACTGATTGCGAGGAAAGCACTGTAAACatactaaagaaaaaaaagatacagaaaattatCAAACTACGAGAGTGGAGACCAAACAATGTATGTAGCACCTCAACTGGtaacctcctggttgtcatggagaGTAATGATTTAAAGCAAACAAAAGTAGTACGTTTTTCTGGCtctaaagaaaaacaaagtatCCAATACAACGACAATGGACAGCCTCTCTTCTCACCTGGTTATAGTCGTAAATTGTACATCAGCGAAAACAacaacctagatatctgtgtgacAGACTATAAAGCTCGTGCAGtggtggtggtcaatcaggccgggaaactccgctTTACCTACACTGGTTCATCCTCAACTACTTTGGAATCGTTTGGTCCTCTAGGCATCGCTACAGACAGCCAGAGTCGTATTCTGATAGCTGACTGCAACAACTGGTGTATTCACATCTTAGACAGGGACGGACAGTTTCTCTCCCTGTATGACAATCATAATTTAGACGAGCCATGTGGTTTAAGTGTTGATAACAAAGACAACCTCTTTGTTGCTGAAAGGTGCACTGGTGTAGTTAAAAGAATACAAAACATAATATAG
- the LOC105320653 gene encoding cilia- and flagella-associated protein 69 yields MAAIEMQHQAFNPTLTTTQAIMPEKPRVPIVAHIITDDDIGVLKGTKLQPINLSRVVKLLTDPHSVHLIDRHINALQRLVKHYQKGFPMKDLVQVFKILNVCSDRVAGQDEEPLFEKIICDILKICSLPFLKEKSSDELVFEQIVTESVSQLGYLMRVPSRDIRKQICDTLVAFYSEKPTNQDVQKLQATSLSYNKGVIENSDVSETLVKSLALLEKDVDIKLAVLNVLQHFSKGSDKNCDQMLRAEAATTVCSRLMDPDPTGQLLFRSVDILWNMLENGDQGQLAEQLNNLTCISQLRDAFVYQLTQSYSHYGRQLRNDLLVIAMLVAAKCPNAPFVETGFAKQLTLFATFQEVKSHNALVKHLKLMKSHEDFELKKLLFSILVTLSRDPSVVPVLSEGHLMLALFSFVRANENTSGPREWTPAQFEEIQLHAMSCLCALVPLMIEDYMTCQGSTRLLLLLEWCVGEEDFGGHGNSFHGKGGRGNKRGQMRHCLRLLRSVVSTGDEGVLQDLSDQGVINQIITILKNAIRSETEDDAVDIEMQSDMLLILSCLCEGDMHRKELFGTEGVDVVIHYLRTNSSFLNSGLGHHRLLLSAVDCVWCAVVGCYITEDYFLEKEGVFLLIDLLEVCPKNTHNLILGCLLDLCENPKTIHHIHTWRGKDNCSAAHLFCDIYRNEEKDMGVKRDKDGAIADITKPLMGALQEFQGVVPLPASNPSQSIVDVSENMRAKLYSLFCKIGWSDLSGLTVEDHVTLVVLEKYLDFKMGEVWTEIIQELHAENVRPVTPDMEAIEAISRGIEERAKIVAGTQYELLEAQQNQDALDEQEFYAEIRENHRQKEKAMNDFTDFVARTSNFQLLKAAKKRQALSIEASLMGNKYREQENFHETELKNVHATAICNKTVAVESTPLSLTGGPLAKYDPKLGTTQSRKILKQKMTTMSSKK; encoded by the exons ATGGCGGCAATTGAAATGCAACATCAGGCTTTTAACCCGACACTGACTACCACACAGGCCATCATGCCCGAAAAACCTCGGGTACCCATTGTAGCACACATTATCACAGATGACGATATCGGCGTTTTAAAG GGAACAAAGCTTCAACCAATCAACTTGAGCAGGGTTGTAAAACTCCTAACAGATCCACACTCA GTCCACCTGATTGACAGACATATCAATGCTCTACAGAGACTGGTGAAACATTATCAAAAGGGATTT CCTATGAAAGATCTGGTTCAGGTCTTTAAAATCCTGAATGTGTGCTCGGACCGAGTGGCAGGCCAAGATGAGGAGCctctctttgaaaaaattatctgTGATATTCTCAAAATATGTAGCTTACCTTTCCTCAAAGAGAAGTCGTCGGATGAGCTTGTTTTCGAACAGATCGTGACAGAATCTGTGTCACAATTAG GATATTTAATGCGAGTTCCATCGAGGGATATAAGGAAGCAGATCTGTGACACATTGGTGGCATTTTACAGCGAGAAACCAACCAATCAGGATGTTCAAA agCTGCAAGCTACGAGTTTGTCTTACAACAAGGGTGTGATTGAAAACAGCGACGTATCCGAAACCTTAGTCAAG TCCCTGGCATTGCTGGAGAAAGATGTGGACATCAAACTGGCAGTGCTCAATGTCCTACAGCATTTTTCTAAAGGATCAG ATAAGAACTGTGATCAGATGCTGAGAGCTGAAGCTGCCACCACAGTTTGTTCACGCTTGATGGACCCTGACCCCACAGGTCAACTTCTGTTCCGCTCTGTCGATATTCTCTGGAACATGTTGGAAAATGGAGACCAAGGGCAACTCGCTGAGCAACTAAATAATCTGACCTGCATCAG CCAACTCCGTGATGCCTTTGTCTACCAGCTGACTCAAAGCTACAGTCATTATGGGAGACAACTCCGTAACGACCTCCTCGTCATTGCCATGTTAGTGGCGGCAAAATGTCCCAATGCCCCGTTTGTCGAGACGGGATTCGCCAAACAGCTGACACTGTTTGCAACATTCCAGGAAG tgaagaGTCACAATGCTTTGGTGAAGCATCTGAAGCTGATGAAGAGTCATGAGGACTTTGAGCTGAAAAAGTTGTTGTTCAGTATCCTGGTGACACTGAGCAGGGATCCGTCAGTTGTCCCA GTTCTATCAGAGGGACATCTGATGCTGGCCCTGTTCTCCTTCGTGCGGGCCAATGAGAACACCTCTGGTCCTCGAGAGTGGACCCCGGCCCAGTTTGAGGAGATCCAGCTCCACGCCATGTCCTGTCTGTGTGCCCTCGTGCCCCTCATGATTGAGGACTACATGACCTGTCAGGGCAGCACACGTCTGCTCCTCCTCTTGGAGTGGTGTGTGGGAGAAG AGGACTTTGGTGGCCATGGAAACAGTTTCCATGGTAAAGGTGGGCGTGGTAACAAGAGAGGACAGATGAGGCACTGTCTGCGTCTGCTGCGTAGCGTGGTATCCACGGGAGATGAAGGCGTCTTACAGGATCTGTCGGACCAAGGCGTCATTAACCAAATCATCA CCATCTTGAAGAACGCCATTAGGAGTGAGACAGAGGATGATGCTGTTGACATTGAGATGCAGTCAGACATGTTGCTGATTCTGTCCTGTCTGTGTGAAGGGGACATGCACAGAAAA GAGCTGTTTGGTACGGAGGGGGTGGATGTGGTCATCCATTACCTGAGGACAAACTCCAGCTTCCTGAACAGTGGCCTCGGGCATCACCGACTCCTTCTATCTGCAGTTGACTGTGTCTG GTGTGCTGTGGTTGGCTGTTACATCACCGAGGACTACTTTTTGGAGAAAGAAGGCGTATTCCTACTCATAGACCTTCTGGAG GTCTGCCCTAAAAACACCCACAATCTGATATTGGGCTGCCTCCTGGACTTGTGTGAGAACCCCAAAACCATCCACCACATTCACACGTGGCGGGGCAAGGACAACTGCTCGGCCGCCCACCTGTTCTGTGACATCTACAGGAATGAGGAGAAAGACATGGGGGTGAAGCGAGACAAGGACGGGGCCATAGCCGACATCACCAAGCCCCTGATGGGGGCCCTGCAGGAATTCCAGGGGGTGGTTCCTCTCCCTGCCAGCAACCCCAGCCAGTCCATTGTAGATGTGTCAGAAAACATGAGGGCTAAGCTGTATTCCCTGTTCTGTAAGATTG gatGGTCTGATTTGTCTGGACTTACAGTAGAGGATCATGTGACTCTGGTTGTGTTGGAAAAATATCTGGATTTCAAG ATGGGAGAAGTCTGGACAGAGATAATTCAGGAGCTCCATGCAGAAAACGTCCGACCTGTGACCCCCGATATGGAGGCCATTGAGGCCATTTCCCGCGGAATCGAAGAGCGGGCAAAGATAGTGGCAGGCACACAGTACGAGCTACTAGAGGCGCAGCAAAATCAAGACGCTCTGGACGAACAAGAGTTTTATGCTGAG ATTCGCGAGAACCACAGGCAGAAGGAGAAAGCAATGAATGACTTCACAGATTTCGTGGCTCGAACCTCAAATTTCCAACTTCTGAAG GCGGCCAAGAAAAGGCAGGCTCTGTCGATAGAAGCTTCTTTAATGGGCAACAAATACAGAGAACA aGAGAACTTCCATGAGACCGAGTTGAAGAATGTCCATGCCACA